The Daphnia magna isolate NIES linkage group LG3, ASM2063170v1.1, whole genome shotgun sequence genomic interval CACCATTGACGTTAAACGAAATGGATACCACTCCCGCCCCATCCAATAGAGCAAACCGTTTTATGTTGGAAGGCGTGGGAACCCGTGTTATTCGTGGTCCTGACTGGAAATGGGGTAAACAAGTGAGTATCCTCTTGAAACTTGCATATATGTGATTTATCAACGGAAAGGCAGTTTCTTGTTTACtgctgaaaaaataaaagtcttAACAATGCATGAAAATGCCATTCATGATTTCCTAATGCAGGATGGAGGTGAGGGCCATGTTGGAACTGTTAGGAACTTCGAATCACCTGAAGAAGTGGTTGTGGTCTGGGATAATGGGTGTGACAATactataaataaatatttctgTTATTTTTACTTATAAATTTGTCTATGGACAGAACTGCTGCAAACTATAGATGTTGTGGAGCTTATGATCTTCGGAACCTTGACAGTGCACCTACTGGAATTAAACATGAAGGAACAATGTGTGATACTTGCCATCAACAACCTATATATGGAATTAGATGGAAGTGTGCAGAGTGCACCAACTATGATCTGTGCTCAATATGCTATCATAGTGATAAACATCACCTCAGACATAGATTTTACAGAATTACCACTCCTGGAACAGAAAGGTAAACAATCATTTTTCACTTACCACAGTTCACTCAATGTACCTTGACATCAAAGTTTACCATTGGATTGTTGTTTATTCAAGTTTTAGATGTAatgcatgttttgtttttgcattaGGGTACTGCTTGAACCCAGGCGAAAAAGCAAGAAAATCGGAATACGTGGCATTTTTGCTGGCGCACGCGTTGTCCGGGGAGTAGATTGGCAATGGTATATCAATTTAGTTACAAGTTTTATCTATAGGATTCGtcgtttataaaattaactAATAGAATTTCAATTTATGTTGGTAGGGAGGATCAAGACGGCGGAAATGGTAGACGTGGAAAGGTGACGGAAATACAGGATTGGTCAGCTGCGAGTCCTCGGTCTGCTGCCTATGTCATATGGGACAACGGTGCTAAAAATCTCTACCGAGTGGGTTTCGAGGGAAtggtaaaagaaaatttatcaTCGCTCCCTGATCTGAAGTTCAACGTTTTCCATGTTTCCCCCTCAGGCGGATCTAAAAGTTGTCAACGATGCCAAAGGAGGAACATTCTACAGGGATCATTTACCACTTTTAGGGGAACAAGGTCCAGGTCGTTCCGGTCTCCATGGATTTGCTATCGGTGAccaggtaaaaacaaaaaaataaaaatgaaaagttaaCTGTCTATTGTACTGAAGAGATTCCCTGAACCGTGCAGGTTAATGTCGATCTAGATCTGGAATTAGTGCAAACCTTACAACATGGTCACGGGGGCTGGACTGATGGAATGTTTGAATGTCTTGGAACGACTGGCACTGTCGTGGGAATAGACGAAGATCACGATATTGTAGTCTCTTATCCAAGTGGCAATAGGtattttactttgtttttctcgCTATATTTATTAAACTCTAAAAATAAGTTACGTTTTGGTTAGTTCAACGTtctttttatctatttttttttttttgcattaatTCCTATTTCGTTTCTCATTTTAAGGTGGACGTTTAATCCTACAATCCTTAGAGTCGTTGTAAGTGAAAGCCTTGTTGACGCTTCATTTCTTGAAATTCTGATTCTCAAACTTACACTTTAGGTGACGAGTCCTCCGCCGGGCACCTCCAACGTCGACGTTCAGCTACAATTCGCTGTTGGGGATCTCGTGCAAATCTGCAGCGACCTGGAGCGCATAAAGATCTTACAACGGGGACACGGAGAATGGGCAGAAGCCATGGCACCGGTATGATAAAGCTTTGTTCTTGTCGGTGTAGAAAAGAGATTTATAATCCATTTACGAGCTGtcatttcgtttatttaaaGCTATAGGACAGTATTTTCTAAGTGCTTTCAAATATTtgttattcgttttttttatggaCATGGCGGTCGGGATTCTTCCTAACatttctctattttctatCTATAGACGTTGGGGAAAGTTGGCCGTGTTCAGCAAATTTATCACGACAACGATCTTAAAGTCGAGGTCTGTGGGACATCTTGGACATATAACCCAGCGGCTGTGACTAAGATTGCGTCCGACGGTTCATTGCCAGGGGCAAGCAACGGAGGTAAATTAGAGCGTTATTAAACATTTTCGTTTTCCGATACAACGAAGGagttttaatatttaatacGTGCTCTGTTGTGGTTTTCATCCACAGAAAATTTGAGCGCTTTATTAAAGAAGTTGTTCGAAACTCATGTCACTGGAGATGTCCACGAGGAATTAGTCAAAGCGGCTGCCAATGGAGACACCCAAAAGGTTGAAGAAATTCTGAAACGAGTGGACGCTGATGTCAACGGAGTCTTTGCTGGGCAcacgtatatatatttaatttcttttatagTGCATTAGATGTATTTCAAATCCATTCAGCTTGAAATGATCAAGGAATttaatttaagaaaagaaagaaaatatttaacgTGAATCGGTGTTCTTTTGCAGAGCTCTTCAAGCAGCCAGCCAGAACGGTCATCTTGAAGTAATCAAAGTGCTTCTGCGATACAAAGCCGACGTCGAAATTGAGGTTAGTGCTCGTTCATCTTCTTTTTACGTCCAAATGCGCTTTTCTATTCTTGTTGTACGGTTGGCTCTAACATTCGAAAAAGCCATAACATTGGACCAGGAGTGCAAATTCaccccaaaaaaatttatgtattTCTTTCATCGGAAAGTTTttgataaaattttatttaacatGTCCGGATGTTGGAGGAAGgcaggcattttttttttttttgtggctgTATGTTCGGAATGTAAGGAAAAACGCTCGTCCTTCTGCAGTACTAGGACGGTATAGTAAAGTAGACCGCAATCTGGCGGATATTCATTCCGGAGTTAGCGTTACTGGGTTTTGGAGAAATGATTACCTTAAATGCTTCTTATAATTGATAGCCTATTTGCctaaaaacgagaaaaaaggGAACTCCCATTGGCGCTTTTAGGCGTACACTTCGTGTCGTCATTAGTTAGTAATGATCTGGGAGTGTTATTGATTACGTTAAACGTAAATATGTTTGACTAGGTCAGACAAATGTTAATAACAAAGTGTTTGTAAAAGAATCAAGATTTAGATGTGTTGCCTGAAATATGAATTCCCCAAGCAGCTTTTACCATTtgtaataatattttttttctaattgggattttagttttaattttaaatactATTGGTTGTTAATCTGGTGCTCTGATCTATGAAAAATTTTATCAGGAACACCGTAGAGTAGGTCATAGGCGATGTGGGTTGGTATTGGCTACTGTATACGGCTTTCCAATTATAACGTTATGTTTATCACTTCTTCAGCTTTATTGGAAGAGACCTCCCTTTACTCGCTTGTTCTAAGAAGACAAGAAAATTGGatatggatttttttttttttcttttcctgaaGCAAGATATGTTTTCATGACCAGAGGCTTCCCGATACTGTTAAAGGATGTTTTCTTTGAGGTGAATGGGTATAACATTGTGTTTGTCGTCATCCGGCCTGTCCAAGGTCCATTTCTTTTGCTGTGATGTCCAATTCTCTGAAGGCAATCGTTGTTGCTGACGCGCTGGTATTGATTTATGGATTGTACCCGTCGTTGGTGGCTGTTTCCGCAGCTCGtcccactttttctttctcgttctTGTCATTTAGAATTATGGATAGATTTTTGTAAAGAATTCCGCCTCTGCTATGGTTGCCATGAAAGTCAATTGAAAAGGTTTTAATTGTCACGTATTGATCGAGCATCTCTGTGAACTCTGTCATGTCGGTTGATTGATGCTGTCCGAGTTCATTTTGTCCGATCCAGCCACCCGGTGCTAGGGTATCATGTGCCAGGTAACTTCGTTCGGTACCAACTGCGTTAACTGAAGTATCAAACAGATCGCGTGTCTCCATTTTTACCATCTAGTGAATCAATCACTACTGATTACTTACTTTTGGAGTCTGTACTCGCTTAAATTGCATCCCAAACATTATCTCATAGGATAGTGTTCAGCCCGTGGCCTGTAATCGTATTCCGACCGTTTATGTGGCTTTTATTTGCTATTACTTTAAATTTAGTGCTCTTTTGCCCTGTTTTTATGCCACAGGGTTGGGATCAATAGTTTTTGTGTCATCAACGTTGCAGTAAACGGTGGCACTCGGTTTAACTTTTGCAGTCGGTGCCAAGAGATTTGTTGGGATGCTTCACAGAGTGAAGAGATCATTTGCCTGTATACGGCTTTCAACCAGAAATATGTCGGCTATTGCTTGCGAAAAACCGTATTTGAACAGTCGAGGTCGTTGTAGATGAATCCCAAGCCTGCTCAGTCGGCTGGCAGCGTAGATCGATAAATGCTTATCCTTTCCGGAACCGTACAATATGTCAACAAATGCCGAAGCAATCGCGACCATAGATGCTAAAGCTCTTTGGTTCTGCAATGAAAAGTGATGCAAAACGATTTGTCCAAGGAAATTTGAGAATATCGTTGAGACGTTCATTTTAGCTTAACCTAGATGGTTTCTATAGGTTTAGTTAATACTGTCAGTTGCACCAAGCTGTTCATTTTCTGGGACGGGCTTTTCTTGCCTCGTTGGAGGGGAACACTTTTGATGTGACCCcgtctttgtttgttttgtgttaATTACTTTTTCcgcttgtttatttttttctggtgATGCAACAACTCAAATGTCGCATTCttgaaacgaataaaaaagttttttttgaGGAACACTAGAAAGAGGGAAAAGTGTTTGTAATGAATTTGAAGCAGCTTTTATTCGACTTACTGAGATGCCATGTATATTCATGTACATTCTAATTATTTAGGACAAAGATGGAGACCGTGCCGTTCACCATGCGGCTTTCGGCGACGAGCCATCCGTTATGGAAGTGCTGGCGCAGAGCGGAGCCGATCTCAATGCCCGTAATAAACGTCGCCAGACAGCGCTGCACATCGCCGTCAATAAAGGTCATGTCGGAGTTGTCAAAACACTTCTCGAACTTGGGTGCCATCCGAGTTTACAGGTaagatttttgaaatttgtaaTTTTATAGGGGGTTGTTAATTTATTAGTTAACAATTGAGGTGTTACTCAATGAATTC includes:
- the LOC116918599 gene encoding E3 ubiquitin-protein ligase MIB1; the protein is MDTTPAPSNRANRFMLEGVGTRVIRGPDWKWGKQDGGEGHVGTVRNFESPEEVVVVWDNGTAANYRCCGAYDLRNLDSAPTGIKHEGTMCDTCHQQPIYGIRWKCAECTNYDLCSICYHSDKHHLRHRFYRITTPGTERVLLEPRRKSKKIGIRGIFAGARVVRGVDWQWEDQDGGNGRRGKVTEIQDWSAASPRSAAYVIWDNGAKNLYRVGFEGMADLKVVNDAKGGTFYRDHLPLLGEQGPGRSGLHGFAIGDQVNVDLDLELVQTLQHGHGGWTDGMFECLGTTGTVVGIDEDHDIVVSYPSGNRWTFNPTILRVVVTSPPPGTSNVDVQLQFAVGDLVQICSDLERIKILQRGHGEWAEAMAPTLGKVGRVQQIYHDNDLKVEVCGTSWTYNPAAVTKIASDGSLPGASNGENLSALLKKLFETHVTGDVHEELVKAAANGDTQKVEEILKRVDADVNGVFAGHTALQAASQNGHLEVIKVLLRYKADVEIEDKDGDRAVHHAAFGDEPSVMEVLAQSGADLNARNKRRQTALHIAVNKGHVGVVKTLLELGCHPSLQDSEGDTPLHDAISKKRDDMLTLLIDHNADITLTNNNGFNALHHAALRGNPSAMRVLLSKLPRPWIVDEKKDDGYTALHLAALNNHVEVAELLVRAGRAQLDLQNVNLQTALHLAVERQHTQIVRLLVRENCSLNLADKDGDTPLHEALRHHTLSQLRQLQDLQDGSGKTSTATSGHNYSLLMGLGTQGANKKSSASIACFLAANGADLTIKNKKGLTPLDLCPDPNLCRALTKCYGEKSTRGECGAHGDTLSQEMGAVALTDMACDLTDTADECMVCSDMKRDTLFGPCGHVNCCSACAPRVKKCLVCKDPITTRTKIEECVVCSDKKASVLFRPCGHMCACDGCAALMKKCVQCRSQIDRVIPYVVCCGLNNPATLSPGCRSPISNEIGRPTGISPQEGPMMNNGCRDNSNTDVQKLQQQLQDIKEQTMCPVCMDRLRNMIFLCGHGTCQMCGDRMSECPICRKAVEKRILLY